A window of Vespa velutina chromosome 15, iVesVel2.1, whole genome shotgun sequence contains these coding sequences:
- the LOC124954429 gene encoding uncharacterized protein LOC124954429, with amino-acid sequence MSSHNFPKDVIVESYLVKRLKTEYNDLTEITKKISSYTNDIIRNLILRDRKKKEQIKSCEHKVLTKGEINEGCLKLRLKNDAEVRCLYRKDVFDSSNKRKNFKSTSRLSKERKKIQGKLSSSNISNFETKRNSSNSDSSSIVYDYLMMNNKRRIQRERELIDKETKRDFFQNVDVIQCGKENIETHESMNLTNWKDISRGKLKKKKSVSKMSRHTIPNEKVKRRNRKDYRLGLEEKFDDDSTIMFANGLLQDANFHTVNIRIINHEQY; translated from the exons ATGTCGTCCCATAATTTCCCTAAAGACGTCATTGTAGAAAGTTATCTTGTTAAACGTTTGAAAACGGAGTACAACGATTTAacggaaataacaaaaaagattaGTTCTTATACGAACGACATAATACGTAATCTGATATTGAgagatcgaaagaagaaagaacaa atAAAATCATGCGAGCATAAAGTTTTAACCAAGGGGGAAATTAATGAAGGTTGTTTaaaattaagattaaaaaatgatgCTGAAGTTCGTTGTTTGTATCGAAAGGACGTATTTGATTCGTCGa ATAAACGTAAGAATTTCAAATCGACGAGTCGACTTTCGAAGGAACGGAAAAAAATTCAAGGCAAATTATCCTCgagtaatatttcaaattttgaaacaaaaagaaattcctcGAACTCGGATAGTTCCTCCATAGTTTACGATTATTTAATGATgaacaataaaagaagaatccagagagaaagagaattgatCGACaaggaaacgaaacgagatttttttcaaaatgtcgACGTAATTCAATGCGGGAAGGAAAATATCGAAACTCACGAATCGATGAATCTGACAAATTGGAAAGATATATCAAGAGGAaagttgaaaaagaagaaatctgtTTCAAAAATGTCGAGACACACG ATACCGAATGAAAAAGTCAAACGAAGAAATCGAAAAGATTATCGTTTAGGATTAGAAGAGAAATTTGATGATGATTCCACGATTATGTTTGCCAATGGACTTTTACAAGATGCCAATTTTCATACGGTTAATATAAGAATCATAAACCATGAACAATATTGA